A genomic region of Sulfobacillus acidophilus DSM 10332 contains the following coding sequences:
- a CDS encoding Molybdate-transporting ATPase (PFAM: ABC transporter~COGs: COG3842 ABC-type spermidine/putrescine transport systems ATPase components~InterPro IPR003593:IPR003439~KEGG: tal:Thal_0021 molybdenum ABC transporter ATP-binding protein~PFAM: ABC transporter-like~PRIAM: Molybdate-transporting ATPase~SMART: ATPase, AAA+ type, core~SPTR: ABC transporter related protein) has product MLTVSINGGRVRGRTEILPGRTAVFGPSGAGKTSWFRILAGLDRPDSAEMTFCGVSWGKGSSLWPPYARPIAYVPQRPSLLPHRTVAEQIEWIAAGHADDWRAWIERLELTDLWHRFPHQLSGGEQQRAALLRALAADPRILLLDEALSQLDRWRRQRIFEALMTDWPSERWLMFSTHNWEEVERHAQLVLYIEDGQFGAVQPIRQAVPPTLTLARLSGFLGTARLPQGTLLVHPRCLKPGRHPGGQVIPGRLGQDMLTPWVARYRFEGPDGMWEWIGDGQPVVDPTAITLMPPWIKVPWEGEPS; this is encoded by the coding sequence ATGTTGACGGTCAGCATTAACGGGGGGCGTGTCCGGGGCCGGACGGAGATTCTTCCCGGCCGGACGGCCGTCTTTGGGCCGTCAGGTGCCGGAAAGACATCGTGGTTTCGTATTCTGGCCGGCCTGGATCGGCCGGATTCGGCGGAAATGACCTTCTGCGGGGTATCGTGGGGGAAGGGATCTTCTCTTTGGCCGCCTTATGCGCGGCCGATTGCCTATGTTCCCCAACGTCCGAGCTTATTACCTCACCGAACCGTCGCCGAACAAATCGAGTGGATTGCCGCGGGGCATGCGGACGACTGGCGAGCCTGGATTGAACGGTTAGAGCTGACCGATCTCTGGCATCGCTTTCCGCATCAGCTTTCCGGGGGAGAGCAACAGCGGGCGGCACTTTTGCGAGCCTTAGCCGCCGATCCGCGGATTTTATTGTTGGATGAAGCGCTGTCACAGCTGGACCGTTGGCGACGACAACGGATTTTTGAGGCCTTGATGACCGATTGGCCGTCCGAACGCTGGTTGATGTTCAGCACCCATAACTGGGAGGAAGTCGAGCGACACGCCCAATTGGTGTTATATATCGAAGACGGTCAATTTGGTGCGGTTCAGCCGATACGGCAGGCAGTTCCTCCCACGTTGACGCTGGCCCGGTTGTCGGGATTTTTAGGCACGGCCCGTCTTCCCCAAGGAACCCTGTTGGTGCATCCGCGTTGTCTAAAGCCGGGGCGCCATCCCGGCGGTCAGGTGATACCAGGGCGGCTCGGGCAAGACATGTTAACGCCTTGGGTGGCGCGCTATCGGTTCGAGGGACCGGACGGAATGTGGGAATGGATCGGGGACGGCCAACCGGTGGTCGATCCCACCGCCATCACGCTGATGCCGCCCTGGATTAAGGTACCGTGGGAAGGAGAGCCGTCATGA
- a CDS encoding Nicotinamidase (PFAM: Isochorismatase family~COGs: COG1335 Amidase related to nicotinamidase~InterPro IPR000868~KEGG: tmr:Tmar_1634 nicotinamidase~PFAM: Isochorismatase-like~PRIAM: Nicotinamidase~SPTR: Nicotinamidase): MPAEALIIVDLQNDFCPGGSLAVPQGDAIIPTVNAWIARMQNAGQPIVLTRDAHPANHISFQARGGPWPPHCVPGTPGFAFHPNLHIPADAAIFDKGFHPDRDAYSGFEGVLVDASGQHSSIGLAQWLRQHDVTTIYVAGLATDYCVRATVLDALREGFATYVIQQGIRGVDITPGDSARALTEMQEKGARML, translated from the coding sequence ATGCCGGCGGAGGCCTTAATCATCGTCGACCTACAAAACGATTTCTGCCCCGGCGGATCACTCGCGGTGCCCCAGGGGGATGCGATCATTCCCACGGTAAATGCCTGGATTGCCCGCATGCAAAACGCCGGTCAACCGATCGTGCTCACGCGGGATGCGCATCCGGCCAATCATATTTCATTTCAGGCCCGTGGCGGTCCCTGGCCGCCCCATTGTGTACCGGGCACCCCAGGGTTTGCCTTTCACCCGAATCTTCATATTCCAGCCGACGCCGCCATTTTTGATAAGGGATTTCATCCCGATCGCGATGCCTATAGTGGGTTTGAAGGCGTGTTGGTCGATGCGTCCGGTCAACATTCTTCCATCGGTCTCGCTCAATGGTTACGCCAACACGACGTGACGACAATCTATGTCGCCGGTTTAGCCACCGACTATTGTGTCCGGGCCACCGTGTTGGATGCCTTGCGGGAGGGATTCGCGACCTACGTGATTCAACAGGGCATCCGGGGGGTTGATATCACACCCGGCGACAGTGCCCGCGCATTGACCGAAATGCAGGAAAAAGGTGCTCGGATGCTATGA
- a CDS encoding transcriptional regulator, XRE family (PFAM: Helix-turn-helix~COGs: COG1476 transcriptional regulator protein~InterPro IPR001387~KEGG: sus:Acid_2841 molybdate metabolism transcriptional regulator~PFAM: Helix-turn-helix type 3~SMART: Helix-turn-helix type 3~SPTR: Transcriptional regulator of molybdate metabolism, XRE family): MSFGKALSYWRHARGLTQAELARAVGVSRQTLIAVEQNHRLPQLELAVNLARVLEVSLDQLTASLGQSAGSVPHEWTFLPEEPLYSGPVVWSRVGGRGVAVPWSLVSSPGRLPDAWWDAERRHMVPLPQHRPPERVILLGGCDPFTGWLEELYQRAWPGYWLQGVALSSTKAVEAFRYGLIHVAGTHWRDPATGEYNRLTDQLGGAVRRYHYVRWQEGWVGNREAPKTGLWAVREPGSEAHALFLRQQGQAPVRETRTFTTHTVLVRFLKDNPRWAGVTIGALAALDGLAFSPWAEEPYDLWIRRSDEDRRWAQQLWAVLESSDLAAALAKVPFLTLTGRWA; encoded by the coding sequence ATGAGTTTCGGGAAGGCCCTCAGTTACTGGCGGCATGCGCGTGGCTTGACACAGGCCGAGCTCGCGCGGGCCGTGGGAGTGAGTCGCCAAACGCTGATTGCCGTTGAACAGAATCATCGCCTGCCGCAATTGGAACTGGCGGTGAATTTGGCGCGGGTATTAGAGGTATCGCTCGACCAGTTGACCGCTTCTCTCGGTCAATCGGCGGGCTCGGTCCCCCATGAATGGACCTTTTTGCCGGAGGAGCCCCTTTATTCGGGTCCGGTGGTGTGGTCGCGGGTCGGTGGGCGGGGAGTCGCCGTACCGTGGTCCCTGGTATCGTCGCCTGGCCGCTTGCCGGATGCCTGGTGGGACGCCGAACGGCGGCATATGGTCCCTTTGCCTCAGCATCGGCCGCCTGAACGCGTCATTTTATTGGGAGGATGTGATCCGTTTACCGGCTGGTTGGAAGAGCTCTATCAGCGGGCTTGGCCCGGTTATTGGCTGCAAGGGGTGGCCTTATCCAGCACCAAAGCGGTGGAGGCGTTTCGCTACGGGTTGATTCACGTGGCGGGTACCCATTGGCGGGATCCGGCCACCGGTGAATATAACCGGCTGACCGACCAACTTGGCGGCGCGGTCCGCCGCTACCATTATGTCCGCTGGCAAGAGGGCTGGGTAGGGAACCGGGAAGCCCCCAAAACCGGCCTTTGGGCGGTCCGGGAGCCCGGTAGCGAAGCCCATGCCCTCTTTTTGCGCCAACAAGGCCAAGCGCCGGTGCGAGAAACCCGCACGTTTACCACCCATACCGTGTTGGTGCGCTTTTTAAAAGACAACCCTCGGTGGGCGGGAGTCACCATCGGCGCCTTAGCGGCGCTCGACGGGTTGGCGTTTAGCCCTTGGGCGGAAGAACCGTATGATTTATGGATTCGCCGGTCGGATGAGGATCGTCGGTGGGCACAGCAATTATGGGCGGTGCTGGAATCCTCGGACTTGGCGGCAGCCTTGGCTAAAGTCCCGTTTTTGACCCTTACCGGACGCTGGGCATAG
- a CDS encoding Malate dehydrogenase (oxaloacetate-decarboxylating) (NADP(+)) (PFAM: Malic enzyme, NAD binding domain; Malic enzyme, N-terminal domain~COGs: COG0281 Malic enzyme~InterPro IPR012301:IPR012302~KEGG: gya:GYMC52_1360 malic protein NAD-binding protein~PFAM: Malic enzyme, NAD-binding; Malic enzyme, N-terminal~PRIAM: Malate dehydrogenase (oxaloacetate-decarboxylating) (NADP(+))~SPTR: Malate dehydrogenase (Oxaloacetate-decarboxylating)) → MHTKGEPYSMAKSGIQYVFRLTIRREEIAFGDLLRQVEQQGGDVIGLDLVRSDERVTVRDLTVVLPSADLLEPLVHLFNQLPGVHVDNVSDRTFLTHLGGKIEVTPRVQVKTREDLSHVYTPGVARVVEAIAQDPMKAFQLTIKRNTVAIVTDGSAILGLGNLGAQAALPVMEGKAVLFKTLAGVDAFPICLDTQDVEAIIETVVRIAPSFGGINLEDIAAPRCFEIERRLQERLSIPVFHDDQHGTAVVILAALKNAAKIVKKPWESLRVVIAGVGAAGTATTELLLASGIQDIVGVDRDGALTRDRNYESHPAWARYAAITNPHNRAGSLKQVLAGADVFIGLSAGNLLQAEELKIMARDPIVFAMANPTPEVDPDAAWQYARIVATGRSDYPNQVNNVLCFPGLFRGVLDCRASQITMEMKLAAADALAQVVQPDELAPDYIIPGVFNRRVAGAVAEAVIRAANQSGVARRTPPSVSALMP, encoded by the coding sequence ATGCACACGAAAGGGGAACCTTATTCGATGGCCAAATCCGGCATTCAATACGTGTTTCGCCTGACCATCCGGCGAGAGGAAATCGCGTTTGGAGATCTCCTGCGGCAAGTCGAACAGCAAGGAGGCGATGTGATTGGGCTCGACCTGGTCCGATCCGACGAACGGGTCACCGTACGGGACTTAACCGTCGTGTTACCCTCCGCGGATCTGCTCGAGCCGTTAGTTCACTTGTTCAACCAATTACCAGGGGTCCACGTGGATAATGTCTCCGATCGCACATTTTTAACCCACCTGGGCGGAAAAATCGAAGTGACGCCCCGAGTCCAAGTGAAGACCCGAGAAGACCTTTCTCACGTGTATACTCCAGGGGTGGCGCGCGTGGTGGAAGCCATCGCCCAAGACCCCATGAAGGCTTTCCAATTAACCATAAAACGCAATACGGTGGCCATTGTTACCGACGGTAGCGCGATTTTAGGCTTAGGCAACCTGGGCGCCCAAGCCGCCCTGCCCGTGATGGAAGGCAAAGCCGTCCTGTTTAAAACGTTGGCCGGCGTCGATGCGTTTCCGATTTGTCTCGATACCCAGGATGTCGAGGCGATTATCGAAACCGTCGTGCGGATCGCTCCGTCTTTTGGCGGGATTAACCTTGAAGACATCGCCGCGCCCCGCTGCTTCGAAATCGAACGGCGGTTACAAGAACGGCTCTCCATCCCCGTTTTTCATGACGACCAACACGGGACCGCTGTGGTCATTTTAGCCGCCCTCAAAAACGCGGCCAAAATTGTTAAAAAGCCGTGGGAAAGCTTGCGGGTTGTCATTGCCGGGGTCGGTGCGGCCGGAACCGCTACCACGGAACTGCTCTTGGCTTCGGGGATTCAAGACATTGTCGGTGTCGACCGGGACGGCGCCCTCACCCGGGACCGCAATTATGAGAGCCATCCGGCCTGGGCCCGCTATGCTGCCATCACCAATCCCCACAACCGCGCCGGCAGCCTTAAACAGGTATTGGCCGGGGCCGATGTGTTTATCGGGCTGTCCGCCGGCAACTTATTACAGGCGGAAGAGCTGAAAATCATGGCCCGTGATCCCATCGTCTTCGCCATGGCCAATCCCACCCCGGAAGTCGATCCCGATGCGGCTTGGCAATATGCCCGCATTGTTGCCACCGGCCGATCCGACTATCCCAACCAAGTCAACAACGTGCTGTGTTTTCCGGGACTTTTCCGCGGCGTCCTGGATTGCCGAGCCAGCCAAATTACGATGGAGATGAAATTGGCGGCAGCCGACGCGTTAGCCCAAGTGGTCCAACCGGACGAGCTGGCGCCCGACTACATTATCCCCGGGGTCTTTAACCGCCGGGTAGCCGGGGCGGTTGCCGAAGCCGTGATTCGAGCCGCCAATCAAAGCGGCGTGGCACGGCGGACCCCGCCCAGCGTCAGTGCCCTCATGCCCTAA
- a CDS encoding amino acid permease-associated region (PFAM: Amino acid permease~COGs: COG0531 Amino acid transporter~InterPro IPR004841~KEGG: afo:Afer_0948 amino acid permease-associated region~PFAM: Amino acid permease-associated region~SPTR: Amino acid permease-associated region) has protein sequence MNKGLKKELRMVDLLMASLGGIIGSGWLFGSLYAAQIAGPSAIFAWVIGGIAVLLIGLVYAELGAMIPESGSIARYPHYSHGHLTSFIMGWAAWIAYASVPAVEAEGVMQYASHWFPALWNSKTSLLSGAGLFVAALLMLAFFLINYFGVRSFARVNTFITWLKFIMPSLTIIVFLAAGLHWINFSHYGGFAPGGTSGVLVALATSGVIFTYLGFRQAVDLAGEAKNPQRDVPRALILSILIGIVLYVLLQVVFVGAVPGSMLAKGWAAVSLSSPFAQVAASLNLGFFVTLLYADAVLSPAGTGNVYMASTTRVIYALAENGYFPRALAKVDPRTGIPVGALLLAFILGLVFLLPFPSWQSLVGLVSSATVFTYIIGPVSLAVLRRTAPEAKRPFVLGGAGIIAPVAFVIGALIVYFTGWNVDHKLLITLLVGVILYAIFSAAMPDQIRRPDGQALKSGIWLVVFLLAMLVMTYAGSKNLGELKNLIPYPWDLVVVIVLSLIFYYWGVASGYRTKEVGEALESVAIEATEEPGA, from the coding sequence TTGAATAAGGGGCTTAAAAAGGAACTGCGCATGGTCGATCTCCTTATGGCCTCCCTAGGGGGAATTATCGGTTCGGGATGGTTGTTTGGATCGCTCTATGCGGCGCAAATAGCCGGACCGTCCGCCATTTTCGCCTGGGTGATCGGCGGGATTGCCGTGCTATTGATTGGATTGGTGTATGCCGAGTTGGGCGCAATGATACCCGAGTCCGGGTCCATTGCCCGTTATCCGCATTATTCGCATGGTCATTTGACCAGTTTCATAATGGGGTGGGCGGCCTGGATTGCGTATGCGTCGGTCCCTGCGGTTGAAGCGGAAGGTGTGATGCAATACGCGTCTCACTGGTTCCCTGCTTTGTGGAATTCGAAGACCAGTCTTTTAAGCGGAGCGGGTCTTTTTGTGGCGGCGCTTTTGATGCTGGCCTTTTTCTTGATCAACTATTTTGGCGTGCGTTCGTTTGCTCGGGTGAACACGTTCATTACCTGGTTGAAATTTATCATGCCGTCCTTGACGATTATCGTGTTTTTGGCGGCCGGGCTGCATTGGATTAATTTTTCCCATTACGGCGGGTTCGCGCCGGGCGGGACTTCGGGCGTGCTGGTGGCCTTAGCTACCTCGGGGGTTATTTTCACCTATCTCGGATTTCGGCAAGCCGTGGACTTGGCCGGGGAAGCGAAAAACCCGCAACGGGATGTGCCGCGGGCGTTGATTCTCTCGATTTTGATCGGGATCGTCTTATACGTGTTGTTGCAAGTGGTGTTTGTGGGAGCCGTGCCGGGATCGATGTTGGCGAAAGGATGGGCAGCCGTCAGTTTGTCCTCGCCTTTTGCTCAAGTGGCCGCCAGCTTAAACCTCGGATTTTTTGTCACCTTGCTGTACGCCGACGCGGTGTTGTCGCCGGCAGGTACCGGGAACGTTTACATGGCCTCCACCACCCGAGTCATCTATGCGTTGGCGGAGAACGGCTATTTCCCACGGGCCTTGGCGAAGGTGGATCCGCGGACCGGTATTCCCGTTGGCGCTTTGTTGTTGGCGTTCATTTTGGGCCTCGTATTTTTGCTGCCATTCCCGTCGTGGCAGTCGTTGGTCGGTCTCGTGTCGTCGGCGACCGTGTTTACCTACATCATCGGTCCCGTGTCTTTGGCGGTCTTACGCCGTACCGCGCCGGAAGCCAAGCGGCCTTTTGTTCTGGGCGGAGCGGGGATTATTGCGCCGGTTGCGTTTGTCATCGGAGCGCTCATCGTGTACTTTACCGGTTGGAACGTGGATCACAAGCTCCTCATTACGCTATTAGTCGGTGTGATCTTGTACGCGATTTTCTCGGCGGCCATGCCCGACCAAATTCGCCGACCGGACGGGCAAGCCCTGAAAAGCGGTATTTGGCTCGTCGTCTTCTTGCTGGCCATGTTGGTCATGACCTACGCAGGTTCCAAGAACTTGGGCGAATTGAAAAACCTCATTCCTTACCCATGGGACCTGGTGGTCGTCATCGTGCTCAGCTTGATTTTCTATTACTGGGGTGTGGCGAGCGGATATCGCACCAAAGAAGTGGGCGAAGCGCTGGAAAGTGTGGCCATCGAAGCCACCGAAGAGCCGGGCGCGTAA
- a CDS encoding putative signal transduction histidine kinase (PFAM: Histidine kinase; Histidine kinase-, DNA gyrase B-, and HSP90-like ATPase~COGs: COG3275 Putative regulator of cell autolysis~InterPro IPR003594:IPR010559~KEGG: tmr:Tmar_2149 signal transduction histidine kinase, LytS~PFAM: Signal transduction histidine kinase, internal region; ATP-binding region, ATPase-like~SMART: ATP-binding region, ATPase-like~SPTR: Signal transduction histidine kinase, LytS): MKNSPKLWVVTTLWALSIIILLVTAMIPIRHGWRALAWTVAVFLAVWAWRQMVVVFQTPPQAVIVESEPSGPSHPDPAETTFQIGTQALPHLRQGLNRQAAQSLADIIQRTAEVDAVAITDTMQVLGWAGKSCPQHGPGSLLSETTRRVMQDRVIRTLKTDELQGAYDECSLGTVVIAPLVSHDQSVGSIKLYVASEALLPNRIVQLAEGLAQMLSLLMEVVEADRQRSLAADARLEALQAQIRPHFLFNVLNTIIAFSHTDADRARDLLIQLASFFRRSLAHHGPTIALKDEIEYVNTYLTLESARFGDRLRYRIRVAPEALDVPVPVLTLQPLVENAVIHGLINKDKPGMVSVTAKPIKDRLVIYVSDNGVGIPKSKQYEIFEMGSGSGMGLGLSNVAERIMGLYGPAYHLRLRSREGVGTTVRLVFPMPKSKKEAVLTNHAESINRGR; this comes from the coding sequence ATGAAGAATTCCCCGAAACTTTGGGTCGTCACCACGTTATGGGCTCTCTCGATCATCATTCTCTTAGTCACCGCCATGATCCCGATTCGTCACGGATGGCGGGCACTCGCCTGGACAGTGGCGGTTTTTCTGGCGGTTTGGGCATGGCGGCAGATGGTTGTCGTCTTTCAAACGCCCCCGCAGGCGGTTATCGTGGAATCGGAACCATCCGGGCCCTCTCATCCCGATCCGGCGGAAACCACGTTTCAAATCGGTACCCAAGCGCTACCGCACCTGCGTCAAGGGCTGAACCGGCAAGCCGCGCAGTCCCTCGCCGATATCATCCAACGCACGGCCGAAGTGGATGCCGTCGCGATTACCGATACGATGCAAGTCTTGGGTTGGGCCGGTAAGAGTTGCCCTCAACATGGTCCCGGCAGTTTATTATCCGAAACGACCCGACGCGTTATGCAAGACCGCGTCATTCGCACCTTAAAAACCGACGAGCTCCAAGGTGCCTACGACGAATGCAGTCTCGGCACCGTGGTCATTGCGCCATTGGTCTCCCATGATCAATCGGTCGGCTCCATTAAACTTTATGTGGCCTCCGAGGCACTGCTACCGAATCGGATTGTCCAATTGGCGGAGGGTCTGGCGCAAATGCTCTCGCTGCTCATGGAGGTGGTGGAAGCCGACCGGCAGCGTTCACTGGCGGCCGATGCCCGGCTGGAGGCGCTTCAAGCCCAAATTCGCCCCCACTTTCTTTTTAACGTGCTCAACACGATTATTGCCTTTTCCCATACCGATGCCGATCGGGCCCGCGATCTGTTGATTCAGTTGGCCAGCTTTTTCCGGCGGTCCCTAGCCCATCATGGACCGACGATTGCCTTAAAAGACGAAATCGAGTATGTCAACACCTATCTGACTCTCGAAAGCGCTCGCTTTGGCGACCGTCTGCGATATCGCATCCGTGTAGCACCGGAAGCCCTGGACGTACCGGTTCCGGTCCTGACCTTGCAACCGCTGGTGGAAAATGCCGTCATTCATGGGCTAATCAACAAAGATAAACCGGGAATGGTAAGCGTAACCGCGAAACCTATTAAAGATCGCCTGGTCATTTATGTATCGGATAACGGCGTGGGCATTCCTAAATCTAAGCAGTACGAAATTTTCGAAATGGGATCCGGCTCCGGGATGGGGCTGGGCCTATCGAACGTTGCAGAACGAATCATGGGCCTTTATGGCCCGGCCTATCATTTACGGTTACGATCCCGCGAAGGCGTCGGCACAACGGTTCGCCTGGTGTTTCCTATGCCAAAATCCAAAAAGGAGGCTGTGCTGACCAACCATGCTGAAAGCATTAATCGTGGAAGATGA
- a CDS encoding tungstate/molybdate binding protein (COGs: COG0725 ABC-type molybdate transport system periplasmic component~KEGG: afo:Afer_1934 tungstate/molybdate binding protein~SPTR: Tungstate/molybdate binding protein) has product MSGKHTVLASTLALIVLGGLAGCGASGTPPAAKPVGQVSVAYAGSLQWVNDQEIGPAFTQATRNRYEGRGGGSFGIAQEIRSGTIQANVFESLGYAPIRLLEPRLTTWAVSFAASPLVVAYNPKSPFAPQLNAIRDGRLPLKELFLLMANPTFHLGRTNPNTDPQGQAFYWMMELAAKHYGLGADWAQNVLGPLDNPRQVYSEEGILTVLQAGGLDASSAFLSEAKERHLDYIVLPNWLNFADPSENSWYHQATITLNNGKTVQGQALTVDITTVGRPTAAAQSFVRFVLGSRGRALMQRAGFDTFTPSVLGNPKAVPSGVRAMVR; this is encoded by the coding sequence ATGAGTGGGAAACATACGGTATTGGCCTCAACATTAGCCCTGATCGTGCTCGGTGGGCTCGCGGGGTGCGGTGCGTCGGGAACCCCTCCGGCGGCCAAGCCTGTCGGACAGGTATCCGTCGCCTATGCCGGCTCTCTTCAATGGGTCAACGATCAGGAGATAGGTCCCGCCTTCACCCAGGCCACCAGAAATCGGTATGAAGGGCGCGGCGGCGGGTCTTTTGGGATCGCCCAGGAAATCCGGTCGGGTACGATTCAAGCCAATGTCTTTGAAAGTTTGGGGTACGCGCCCATTCGATTGTTGGAACCGCGCTTAACGACCTGGGCGGTGTCGTTTGCCGCCAGCCCCTTAGTCGTGGCCTATAATCCGAAAAGTCCGTTTGCCCCGCAGCTGAATGCCATTCGGGACGGTCGCCTGCCGCTTAAGGAGCTTTTTCTTCTCATGGCGAACCCGACCTTTCATTTGGGACGTACCAATCCCAATACGGATCCGCAAGGGCAGGCTTTCTATTGGATGATGGAGTTGGCGGCCAAACATTATGGACTGGGTGCCGACTGGGCTCAAAATGTTTTAGGGCCGCTAGACAACCCACGCCAAGTCTACTCTGAAGAAGGGATTTTAACGGTGTTGCAAGCCGGCGGATTGGATGCTTCGAGTGCCTTTTTATCCGAGGCGAAGGAACGGCACCTGGACTATATCGTTTTACCCAACTGGCTCAATTTTGCCGATCCGTCCGAAAATTCATGGTATCATCAAGCGACAATCACGTTAAATAATGGGAAAACCGTTCAGGGGCAGGCGTTGACCGTGGATATTACGACGGTCGGGCGGCCAACCGCCGCGGCTCAATCATTCGTTCGTTTTGTTCTGGGTTCCCGCGGACGGGCGCTAATGCAACGTGCCGGATTTGACACGTTTACCCCCTCGGTGTTGGGGAATCCAAAAGCCGTGCCGTCGGGGGTCAGGGCGATGGTCCGGTGA
- a CDS encoding binding-protein-dependent transport systems inner membrane component (PFAM: Binding-protein-dependent transport system inner membrane component~COGs: COG0555 ABC-type sulfate transport system permease component~KEGG: afo:Afer_1933 binding-protein-dependent transport systems inner membrane component~SPTR: Binding-protein-dependent transport systems inner membrane component), giving the protein MTRGVTYTAFLLSAVLLLGPVGVLVWHAGSLGGAWHQFLVRSAIRTTLGSGVIALALVVGLGMPMSWVLARNVAPGWKKIWGVLLVIPLLMPPLVVGLVVAYVLGPVSNWWPQVGDNTWTALIVAEVVEALPYFVIAAWGTLGAISRHWEEDVWVLGKTPAQTARYVIWPLARPGLLVAASMAWARIVGAFGAPIVVAYHPTALPVAIWITLEEQGLPAALALSLWLLLVSLPLPVAVNGWWNHVDGQH; this is encoded by the coding sequence GTGACCCGCGGGGTAACCTATACGGCGTTTTTGTTGAGTGCCGTACTGTTATTAGGGCCGGTAGGCGTCTTGGTCTGGCATGCCGGGTCTCTTGGGGGCGCCTGGCATCAGTTCCTGGTTCGGTCGGCGATTCGTACGACGCTAGGGTCCGGCGTTATCGCACTAGCGCTGGTGGTCGGGCTCGGAATGCCGATGAGTTGGGTGCTGGCCCGGAACGTGGCACCCGGTTGGAAAAAAATCTGGGGGGTCCTCTTGGTGATTCCCCTATTGATGCCGCCTCTGGTGGTGGGATTGGTTGTGGCGTATGTGTTGGGGCCCGTGTCGAATTGGTGGCCTCAGGTCGGCGATAATACGTGGACGGCCCTCATAGTGGCCGAGGTGGTCGAAGCTTTACCCTATTTCGTGATTGCCGCCTGGGGAACATTGGGGGCGATCTCCCGGCATTGGGAAGAAGATGTGTGGGTGTTGGGAAAGACGCCCGCCCAAACCGCTCGATACGTGATCTGGCCTCTGGCCCGACCGGGCCTTTTAGTCGCCGCGTCAATGGCCTGGGCGCGGATTGTGGGGGCGTTCGGGGCGCCCATCGTGGTTGCCTATCATCCTACCGCCTTACCGGTGGCCATCTGGATTACCCTCGAAGAACAAGGGCTACCGGCCGCCTTAGCGTTGTCGCTGTGGTTATTGTTGGTGAGTTTACCGTTGCCGGTCGCGGTCAATGGATGGTGGAATCATGTTGACGGTCAGCATTAA